The nucleotide window tgatataaagaatcttgttagagggCTTTTAcataaaagaactttgattattgctaaagccatatcttgaatccctgagcctgcattcctaagtcttttcagtttcctttcgattaagtcttgttgagtacttttatactcagggttcgttgacccttgttgcaggtgagcctcatgggcaggtctatCTTGGactgtgctgcatgactgttgttcagatcGATGATGCCgagtaaatgtgtgacccttgggcaggatacttatattgtgtgtttgtattatgttactaatgccactccactactactatggtttgtaataattatcgaacttagtttgtaagatttgaaactactatttcataaactaagttattataagacttccgctattttactctgatgtagatatttgaataaatgttgtaatactgcaatgactctataatgggatcctgctaggaaatcatggatgattcggggttccccgcagacacccgatagtcttcttaagttactaggacatatgcatagtcatcagaggtcattggacagtgacaggtgtatgtgggtcctataatttaggaggttctaccacaaccATGAACAGGCATAGCTCATATTCATTCATCTAGTTCTTCCATCCatcatgaatgagttgtgtcttctttgcacAATGTTATTGGAGTTTATCATGTGCCTggcttcatctctgatttgaattcatctcataacttaccaatattgatgtgagagtttcctgtaggggttagtccaCAAAATATCCAGTgcctactaaagcatactattggctcaaaaatcaacctagacaccatgtctaatttgatttaggaaggcattttaacctaagcaccacgcttaatttaaaagcctttagaagtaaaatcagcacaccttttggttcaagaatcaaagtATATATTGTGTCTAATTTAATTCATGAAAATAGTtaaaactaagcaccatgcctaatttagaaGATGTAAGATCATACTCCAAAtcttaagcatactatagtaaacaaaggtagtatgaaagcattataaagatttattcaaatagagatgaaagataatgattgttatttagcaaattgagcatgacttaaaggtagagacaaccaatatgaattagcaacatggcataagattttttagagaagttcatcccccacacttgaattttgcaaggcaaaatcaagtttggatggatgtgattcaatgttgcatgatgattggttggacataccttgagtcatcatcgttcatcctttttgcttcaaacctagaatggttagtgacaataatacctgaaggaatatttttcataattatgtttctatgctcatttcacaagagTATCACAacagaaggtgaaaactcatattatcttccgaaagtgcttgttttaggacaaaatatcatccttgggaaacctttgaattgcatttctaattggtgaagtgtttttccctccaacaccaacctttgggtgcctatctcaagattcatgccaacgagatttgcaatatttatgacaaacgtatgcatctacaaccaccctttcaaagtctttatgaacagaaAGTATGAGGCAGTTGAAGACCTCATGTGTGGTAATGTTAGAAAGACCGATTGATtaaggagatttctcatgtgagcatggatttgatgaggtgttcatgaaataacttctatgttcattgatgtcatcttccttttcaagctctaagggtgtttcttcatgaatgtctataggcgaaaatattgtctccatcattccatgcctatgacattcattggacgttttattgtccaagatttcccatagATTTgtggctctcgggttgatctcgtctaaggcctcctccaaacttggatgagtcttgtttattaaagagattgatttaagctcactgtttggatctaagccaagtttggattctacccataaggcttcgtccttgtccatccattctttagcaatggcatataagttcttaatacattccagccattgttattgctcttcttggtcatccttgtggtctttatgactcctatgctttggttgtcttagtggatttctagggttatcatgagacttaggagaaagagcataaaagggatcatcagggtcaaggatgggttgaaaaATGGATTCagataagacatctaatgtggtcatataaggggagaagataggattagCTAAATGACTCAGCTCTCCTTCTATATCATCACTTGACATGCCACCCTTGAATTCTTCTCAATGTTCTGTATGGGAATAAGGATGCttcctaagagatcccttcttgagaggaattaaattatattcgctcgaaggtctcttgtggaACTGGAAGTTTAAGCTTCTCCCAAAATcatcaaaaagatcatcctcacaagaaatttcaaaaggttgaatttcttctttctttggaggatttggattttggggtatagatggttcgggattgatagctaaaccttgggattcaagtggttgtgatttggctatcaaaactctCTTCTTGTTCGGGACATGATTCCTTCTCTTACTCAAGGAGTTTATTATgattgctagtgcagggagtttttccactaatcttatcaagtatagaccttgcttcactagtagacagatgaatgaaagctcctctagaggctgcatcaagggattccatggaatccttgctaagacccatgtaaaaatgttgaaggagcattAGGTCTGGAATAGCAAGGTCCGGGCCAGTGAAGATGAGGTCATTAAAACGATCCCacgatgtgccaagagattcttcttctagttttctaaaatttagaacctcttttcaaaggctaaccactttagaagTGGAAAAGAAACGTAAAAAattagagcataacgtttcccaatctccttgcatactttctatggtttgactgtaccattgtttagctcttcccatcaaagataacaaaaacaacttccatcttaaggttttgttagacatgccagcgatacacaagcatgcacaggtctgttcaaactcttgtaggtgtgagtgtgggttttcattgccttcttccgagaaggattgatcccgaattagttttataaaacatgggcacagctcataaccaggtgtaAGGATAGGCTCtacagattttggtggctctaggcacaCGCTCGTAGGTATAGCGTATatgtagataggagtggaatccatgataAAAAGGAAAAGGATAAAAGAAAGAATATAAAAGATAATAAACTAAGCTAGGctcgtagttaattcagcaaccgtttctcCGGCAACGAcgtcagaaagcttgttggtatatttaacgtacacagataaatccacaagcgcacggataccactgtagcttttacctaaaagtattctaagtatcgtatccacaggaaaacgtgtgagactaactacgatccaactcaactaggggtagcaacaaggttaagatacataggagcgtagagagaaaaactaaggttttttagttctgacttgggtaagctatgtcttctactattcaactagggacattacttaaggaaagacactagcagaggatgcttcCCATAGTAACCGcgtcctacttgccctacaaacgggaggtggactacagaggattcaacaaggctataagagtcaccctcatgagctaccaccgatccagaatacaggatacatccacaagtaactaaagtctaagcaccacacttacactacaattactactttactcttctcGGATAaaaaataaagcactcaaaaaagttgtgaaccggatgaataatataaacaagaagcttacttgaattagaagttgattacgagagaaatctcagaggcaagctcggatagaacttggatccgctaaggtacaagccgtagagagagcaccgacaggccggcatcaaactcttccctcactctccatctcactattatttataagattacatcctatggaggactaatcttctcttgatagctggctctgatcctgaagatatgaattagggttttagggatctgctgagggagggggtagggactgatatatatatatatatatatatatatatatatatatatatatatatatatatatatatatatatatatataggctagagcgtcaatcctaagccctcggatcaaaccgacttgaataaatggcgaagattggatctcaatggcgGTGGGAAACCGACTTTTAAAGCGAAGGTTGACCGGTGGGACCCATAGGCCGAccggcctgcaggtggggccgatcggccccacatggcagccccttggggtctgcttCGGTGAAGAGCCTCCTGAAGTCTTCTAAAATCTTCCCACGTTGTTTACGCAGCGGAATTCCGTAATTTACTtcgacgaataggtcccccttgacggttttctggataaatcctcctgcagtcatgaaatcaccaaagctcgtggaattcattagtttaaacccctatacctatgtttggtgatgaaattaaatataaatgcaggttatgttgacagtttataattggtgttagtgaccgtcaacacacACATTATAGTACAAAgagaaaaaagtcaaaattgcaaCATCACAAATGACCAATCGACATTGAAAATCTCATATTGCAACATAAAAAATTTGTAGACGTACCGCTGGAGAGGGTGTGAGAAGCATGTCCTTGAAGATGCGATTCATAAGGGAGTCTCCATGAGTCACCCTTGCATTTAGCTTCGCAGGAGATGCATTGCTAGCCGCCAGGGGAGAAGAAAAAGGTTGACGACTTGACATGGTGGCGCCGACTACTGAGCCACGGTGGCTCCTGCGACGCAACGACGGGAGGGCCGGGTTGCCGATTCATGGGGCGTCCAGAGACGATGAGGCTGGGGCGTGTGATGCTGAAGCTCATGTGAGCTGATTTTGTCGATCTCTACTAGTCATAGCCAATCGATGACGGATAGCACGAGGAAGGTATGGATATAGTGGTGCAGAACTCCAAGCTCGAATGAGAATGAGGAGAGTAGAAGAAAGAAGCGTAGAGTCATGCGGATGAGAAGGAGCCACGTCGCTAATAAAAAGAACGGGTACGGACACATGGGCTTCCTGTAGAGCCATCCAATGATTTGCGCTGGCATCGGACACACCAACCACAGCATTACCGATATACAAAGGATTCAAAGAGGTGTACAATGTACATGATGGACTAGCTAGGTTGCCACTCTTCAAGAGTTTGACACACAAGTCAACAGCCGTATGTGTGCAGGCAAAGACATAGTTGGATTAGGGTGACTAAGACGCAAAATAGAGATTTGTGGATGACGAGAATTTCATGGCATTTGCCATATGTAGAATGTCAATAGTAACAACACCCTAATTGTTCACTGCTTCACAGGTAAACCCTACATAAGTCCTTACATGGAACTAACATATGGTGACTTCAACTTTGTTGTTTGGATCAGCAGCAAGCAGCATGTCAATCTAGTTTGTACACATATACCAGCTGCTCTGTCTATTACATTCTGGTATAGTAATGTGCACTTTTTTTCTGAAATGTTTCATTGCATCTGTACAACAAACTCACAAGTTTCGCGATTTGATTTGCATCTCCGCCTCCCATTACTACTACTTCTTGGAGTGAATACAACACAATACCGTCTGTGATCAAATGATTTGCATCACATGGGCAGCTTGACAACTTGCATGGATAAGGCTGAAAAGAACAAAAAATGCTATTTAAGACCAGAAAAGATGCCCTCATCTAGCTATATATCATATCCAAAACAATCATGCTGGGGCTATATATGAGCTATCTAATTAAATTTTAGTTGCATATATTTGCATGATACATATGCCCAGGACGTGCACAATAGTGCTACtgctgcaacagcagcagcagcagacagcCATACACTGCACATTCAGTTCACCGGTgcaaggcggtggcggtggcagtggcgTTGGATGGATGAAGCGAACACAGCCATATATGCAATTATCTCATAAGAATGAGAGTCCTAGAGGTAGACGTAGAACTTTTAACCAACATCAAAAGGTGAACTATTAATTGATGACGATTTACACTATTATCAATCTAAAATAACTTGCATAAAGGGTAAGTTCTTTATATATAGACAAAAAAACTTGTATATAAGTAATACTTACCACGAAACCACTCAGTCGCACCACAAGTTTTCTTATACCAACACATTTGCGGAGATGCAGTATTATTGGTTGAAAGGCAGACGACACGGCCATTATTCTTACAACAAAAGCCTCACACTTGATAATTTTGTTTGTGTTCTCGAGAATTCTCATGTATTCTTCTGCGCCCTGAAAACCAATTGTCATCAAATTAAACGCTGATATTCAGGTTTAGTTATATTATATAGTTATTAATTCATACACATATAGGCTAGGCTAGGCATACCTCTAAAAGCAATATATCCAGGTGTAATTCATTAACGGCGTCGAAACGACCCAACAGCACCAAAGACCGAGAGGTTAGCTGCAGCCGTTTGacattcgtttggctgtggcttgtcataaacgatcgtaaattttcagtcggaacagtatttttctttcacacaaaccagtcaatagatacgaaccagccaaccgaaccggCTGTGAGATGGCGCCCGGCCTCCACCAGTTTGTGACACCTGCGATCGTAGAAATTGCTCCAGCACACCTTGGAGAGCTTGTGGGCGACGATATGATGTGAGCGTCGTCGATGCCGTCACCCGACAAGCACAGGGACAACTCCTGGAGCTCTGGGGTGGCAACTTTGAGCGGACCGTCATAGAACATGTCATAGGCAACCACCCGTAGCTTCTCAAGTGAGTCCGATTGTATGGAGAGGATATGATGTCTGCTCAGCAGGATGATGTTTTCCAGGAGGAGCTCCTTCAAGAGTGAGCACCGTGAGGACACCATTTCTTCCAATTTGCGGTTCTCCATGCGGGCGGGCTTTATCGTCAGGGCGGCCAGCGCCGTGAACACGCCGCCGGCGTGGCGCAGCTGAAACCGCAGGCGCAGGCGCACGCCCACGGCGGGATCTAAGCTAATGGCCGTAAACCTCCCGCGTACGGGAAGCACGAGCTCCCCGTGCAATGGCAGCGAGAGGTAGAGCTCGCCGGCAAGGCGCTCCGCGGCGAATTGCAGCCACGAACAGACGTGCTCCGCCGTGACATGGCGCGACTCGCACGACAAAGCGATCTCGAGGCGGCGGAGGACCGGAGCGGACCACGCGGCCAGGGCGGCGTCCACGCGCTCGGGGCTGCAGTAGCGGAGGGAGAGCTCGGGGAGGTGGGTCCAGACGCGGCGCCAGCGACGGGAGAGGACGCTGCTGCGCGCCGCGTCGTCGGTGCTCGGAAGGCAGAtcaggatgcggtggaggaggtgatCGGGGAGGTCGC belongs to Miscanthus floridulus cultivar M001 chromosome 4, ASM1932011v1, whole genome shotgun sequence and includes:
- the LOC136552486 gene encoding F-box/LRR-repeat protein 25-like, yielding MVADQGNVVVDGCLGGGADRISDLPDHLLHRILICLPSTDDAARSSVLSRRWRRVWTHLPELSLRYCSPERVDAALAAWSAPVLRRLEIALSCESRHVTAEHVCSWLQFAAERLAGELYLSLPLHGELVLPVRGRFTAISLDPAVGVRLRLRFQLRHAGGVFTALAALTIKPARMENRKLEEMVSSRCSLLKELLLENIILLSRHHILSIQSDSLEKLRVVAYDMFYDGPLKVATPELQELSLCLSGDGIDDAHIISSPTSSPRCAGAISTIAGVTNWWRPGAISQPVRLAGSYLLTGLCERKILFRLKIYDRL